From the genome of Pantoea alfalfae, one region includes:
- a CDS encoding LysR family transcriptional regulator, which translates to MDIKQLIYLCNLERERHFGRAAEASFVTQPTLSMRLKNLERELGLPLINRSNNFAGFTPEGDRVLAWAREIVSVYQGLKLEVESLKHGVNGTLRVGVVPQCSVALPLLLKAVQARYPQLDYRIAVLSADQLLEALNSHTVDVGIGFFEMATLRELHFQTEMLADRGVEAIFHPDHFPALVAETPLTLDELAQQPLCLAEPTRYFRRYLDMAFREATLVPRVIVESASVMQLMQCAQVGLGLLVSPVGHLLPASLQGLQQRAITLPPMARQAALVIAEPGRATPLAQHFFDEARGLLPV; encoded by the coding sequence ATCGACATTAAACAACTTATTTACCTGTGTAACCTGGAGCGGGAACGTCATTTCGGACGGGCCGCGGAAGCCAGTTTTGTCACACAACCCACACTCTCCATGCGCCTGAAAAATCTTGAGCGCGAACTGGGCCTGCCGCTGATTAACCGCAGCAATAACTTTGCCGGTTTTACGCCAGAGGGCGATCGGGTACTGGCGTGGGCGCGGGAAATTGTTTCGGTCTATCAGGGACTGAAGCTGGAAGTGGAATCGCTGAAACATGGGGTGAACGGTACGCTGCGGGTTGGCGTAGTGCCGCAGTGCAGCGTGGCATTGCCGCTTCTGCTGAAAGCCGTGCAGGCGCGCTATCCTCAACTCGACTATCGCATTGCGGTGCTCAGTGCTGACCAGCTGCTGGAAGCGTTAAACAGCCACACCGTGGATGTCGGTATTGGCTTTTTCGAAATGGCGACGCTACGGGAGCTTCATTTCCAGACCGAGATGCTGGCCGATCGGGGCGTTGAAGCCATATTCCATCCCGACCATTTCCCGGCGCTGGTGGCAGAAACTCCGCTTACGCTGGACGAGCTGGCACAGCAGCCGCTTTGCCTGGCGGAGCCGACGCGCTATTTCCGGCGTTATCTTGATATGGCTTTTCGCGAAGCGACGCTGGTGCCACGGGTTATCGTGGAGAGCGCCTCTGTCATGCAGCTGATGCAGTGTGCACAGGTCGGTCTGGGGCTTCTGGTGTCGCCGGTCGGTCATCTGCTGCCCGCTTCATTACAGGGATTACAGCAGCGCGCCATTACGCTGCCGCCGATGGCGCGGCAGGCGGCGCTGGTCATCGCCGAACCTGGCCGAGCCACACCGCTGGCTCAGCACTTTTTTGACGAAGCACGTGGTCTGTTGCCGGTTTAG
- a CDS encoding CMD domain-containing protein — MEQRRYPGHNHWFYESQTSPRTAQAAPLVPEAAHIDDRFLLGCYADNAVVQSLLRTNQPALLAARDLAQLLFPDRVVTSLTHTLTLYDRLSTALTVAQVAGVQRLCNHYSARLNPLPGPDSSRESNNRLTQITQYARLLAMQPELINASAITALDAVGLTEPDIVTLNQVIGFVSYQARVVAGLQALQAQPVRWLPGTTAPSDADATGFDQPAHWQPVLKPLELRYASAEQLAAVTRCQSLPGMQDAVWLLVHDPSTLYGWAQLRQHLSQENTLAEATAARILGSRWAFRLLAGNEVLIDGVDGVSQGEEQQIIALAAQLTRSPERFSAAHLQPLMEAGWEPEALFALIQLVAIGNWNSRLFYALGEAQ, encoded by the coding sequence ATGGAACAACGCCGCTATCCGGGCCATAACCACTGGTTTTACGAGAGCCAGACCAGTCCACGTACCGCTCAGGCCGCACCGCTGGTGCCAGAGGCCGCCCATATCGACGATCGTTTCCTCCTGGGCTGCTATGCCGATAACGCTGTGGTGCAGTCATTGCTGCGCACGAATCAGCCAGCCCTGCTGGCAGCACGCGATCTGGCACAGCTGCTGTTTCCCGATCGCGTTGTCACCTCGCTGACGCACACCTTAACGCTCTACGACCGCCTCAGCACCGCGCTGACCGTGGCGCAGGTCGCAGGTGTACAGCGGTTGTGTAATCACTACTCTGCCCGCCTGAATCCGCTGCCCGGCCCTGACTCTTCGCGCGAGAGTAATAACCGCCTGACCCAGATTACGCAGTATGCGCGCCTGCTGGCGATGCAGCCTGAGCTGATTAACGCCAGTGCGATCACCGCTCTGGATGCCGTAGGCCTGACCGAACCCGATATTGTGACGCTGAATCAGGTGATCGGCTTTGTCAGTTATCAGGCCCGCGTCGTCGCCGGATTACAGGCGCTGCAGGCCCAGCCGGTACGCTGGTTACCGGGCACCACTGCCCCATCCGACGCCGACGCCACCGGTTTTGACCAGCCTGCCCACTGGCAGCCCGTGCTGAAGCCGCTGGAGCTGCGGTATGCCAGTGCCGAGCAGCTCGCTGCCGTTACCCGCTGTCAGTCTTTGCCCGGCATGCAGGATGCGGTATGGCTGCTGGTTCACGACCCGTCGACGCTCTATGGCTGGGCGCAGCTGCGTCAGCATCTCTCGCAGGAAAACACCCTGGCAGAGGCGACCGCCGCCCGTATTCTGGGCAGTCGCTGGGCGTTCCGGCTGCTGGCCGGGAATGAGGTTTTAATTGACGGTGTGGACGGGGTATCTCAAGGTGAAGAGCAGCAGATTATTGCGCTGGCAGCGCAGCTGACCCGCTCTCCTGAGCGATTCAGCGCGGCTCACCTGCAACCGCTGATGGAGGCGGGCTGGGAGCCTGAGGCACTGTTCGCGCTGATTCAGCTTGTCGCGATAGGAAACTGGAACAGTCGCCTGTTTTACGCCCTGGGCGAAGCGCAGTAG
- the fabI gene encoding enoyl-ACP reductase FabI, with translation MGFLSGKRILITGVASKLSIAYGIAQAMHKQGAELAFTYQNDKLKGRVEEFAKDLGSDIVLPCDVAEDESIKSLFTELAKTWPKFDGFVHSIGFAPGDQLVGDYVNAVTREGFKIAHDISAYSFVAMAKECREMLNPNSALLTLSYLGAERAIPNYNVMGLAKASLEANVRYMANAMGPEGVRVNAVSAGPIRTLAASGIKDFRKMLAHCEAVTPIRRTVTIEDVGNSAAFLCSDLAGGITGEVVHVDGGFSIAAMNELELK, from the coding sequence ATGGGTTTTCTTTCCGGTAAGCGCATTCTGATTACTGGCGTTGCCAGTAAACTTTCCATCGCCTACGGTATTGCACAGGCGATGCACAAACAGGGCGCAGAACTGGCTTTCACCTACCAGAACGACAAGTTAAAAGGTCGTGTGGAAGAGTTTGCTAAAGATTTGGGTTCAGACATCGTGCTGCCATGTGACGTAGCCGAAGATGAGAGCATCAAATCGCTGTTCACTGAACTGGCAAAAACCTGGCCGAAATTTGACGGTTTCGTTCACTCTATCGGTTTCGCCCCAGGCGATCAGCTGGTTGGCGATTACGTGAATGCCGTTACCCGCGAAGGCTTTAAAATCGCGCATGACATCAGTGCTTACAGCTTCGTCGCGATGGCCAAAGAGTGCCGCGAGATGCTGAATCCAAATTCTGCGCTGCTGACCCTCTCTTACCTGGGTGCTGAACGCGCGATCCCGAACTATAACGTCATGGGTCTGGCGAAAGCGTCGCTGGAAGCTAACGTGCGTTACATGGCAAACGCGATGGGCCCTGAAGGCGTGCGTGTTAACGCCGTTTCTGCCGGTCCAATCCGTACCCTGGCCGCATCAGGCATCAAAGATTTCCGTAAGATGCTGGCACATTGCGAAGCGGTTACCCCGATTCGCCGTACCGTTACCATCGAAGATGTCGGCAATTCAGCAGCATTCCTCTGCTCTGATCTGGCTGGCGGCATCACCGGTGAAGTGGTACACGTTGATGGCGGCTTCAGCATCGCCGCAATGAACGAACTGGAACTGAAATAA
- the sapF gene encoding putrescine export ABC transporter ATP-binding protein SapF: METLLEVRNLSKTFRYRTGLFRRQHVEAVKSVSFTLREKQTLAIIGENGSGKSTLAKMLSGMIAPTEGEILIDDHPLTFGDYGYRSQRIRMIFQDPSTSLNPRQRISQILEFPLRLNTELTAEEREKRIIATLRQVGLLRDHAGYYPHMLAPGQKQRLGLARALILQPKVIVADEALASLDMTMRSQLVNLMLELQEKHGIAYIYVTQHLGMMKHISDKVLVMHQGEVVERGGTADVLASPLHDLTRRLISSHFGEALSAEAWRRER; the protein is encoded by the coding sequence ATGGAGACCCTGCTGGAAGTGCGCAACCTGAGTAAAACCTTTCGCTATCGCACCGGCCTGTTCCGCCGCCAGCACGTTGAAGCGGTGAAGTCGGTCAGCTTTACCCTGCGCGAAAAGCAGACGCTGGCGATTATCGGTGAAAACGGTTCCGGCAAGTCCACGCTGGCGAAGATGCTCAGCGGCATGATCGCCCCCACTGAAGGTGAGATTCTGATTGACGACCATCCGCTTACCTTTGGCGATTACGGCTATCGCAGCCAGCGCATCCGCATGATTTTTCAGGATCCCTCAACCTCACTCAATCCACGTCAGCGCATCAGCCAGATCCTGGAGTTCCCGCTGCGACTCAATACCGAACTCACTGCGGAAGAGCGCGAAAAACGCATTATCGCTACTCTGCGTCAGGTGGGATTACTGCGCGATCATGCCGGATATTATCCGCACATGCTGGCACCCGGTCAGAAACAGCGTCTGGGCCTGGCGCGCGCGTTGATCCTGCAACCCAAAGTGATTGTGGCCGATGAAGCGCTGGCCTCACTGGATATGACCATGCGTTCCCAACTGGTGAATCTGATGCTGGAACTGCAGGAGAAACACGGAATCGCCTACATTTATGTCACTCAGCATCTGGGCATGATGAAGCACATCAGCGATAAGGTGCTGGTGATGCATCAGGGCGAAGTGGTCGAGCGCGGCGGCACGGCTGATGTGCTCGCCTCCCCGCTGCACGATCTGACCCGACGCCTGATCAGCAGCCATTTTGGCGAAGCACTGAGTGCCGAAGCCTGGCGGCGCGAGCGCTGA
- the sapD gene encoding putrescine export ABC transporter ATP-binding protein SapD has protein sequence MPLLDIRNLTIEFMTADGPVKAVDRVNLTLGEGEIRGLVGESGSGKSLVAKAICGVTNDNWRVTADRMVFDDVDLLRLSPRERRRIIGHNVSMIFQEPQSCLDPSESIGRQLMQVIPRWTYKGPWLKRFWFWRKTRAIELLHRVGIKDHKDIMRSFPYELTEGECQKVMIAIALANQPRLLIADEPTNAMEPTTQAQIFRLLSRLNQNNNTTILLISHDLRSMSQWADRINVMYCGQTVETAQSEDLMSTPHHPYTQALIRAMPDFGRALPHKSRLNTLSGAIPSLESLPIGCRLGPRCPYAQRKCVETPRLTGSKTHLFACHFPLNMEGQ, from the coding sequence ATGCCATTACTTGATATCCGTAATCTGACCATTGAATTTATGACCGCTGACGGGCCGGTCAAAGCGGTCGACCGTGTTAATCTGACGCTGGGCGAAGGTGAAATACGGGGTCTGGTTGGTGAGTCCGGCTCCGGTAAAAGTCTGGTCGCCAAAGCTATCTGCGGCGTGACCAACGATAACTGGCGCGTGACCGCCGATCGCATGGTATTTGATGATGTGGACCTGCTGCGCCTCTCCCCGCGCGAGCGCCGTCGCATTATCGGACATAACGTCTCAATGATTTTTCAGGAGCCGCAATCCTGTCTCGATCCCTCTGAGAGCATTGGCCGTCAGCTGATGCAGGTGATCCCACGCTGGACGTATAAAGGTCCATGGCTTAAACGCTTCTGGTTCTGGCGCAAAACCCGCGCTATCGAACTGCTGCATCGCGTCGGCATCAAAGATCATAAAGACATCATGCGCAGCTTCCCCTACGAGCTGACCGAAGGCGAATGCCAGAAAGTGATGATCGCCATTGCGCTGGCTAACCAGCCGCGTCTGCTGATTGCCGATGAACCGACCAATGCTATGGAACCCACGACGCAGGCGCAGATATTCCGCCTGCTAAGCCGTCTGAACCAGAATAACAACACCACTATTCTGCTGATCAGCCACGACCTGCGCAGCATGAGTCAGTGGGCGGACCGCATTAACGTGATGTACTGCGGTCAGACGGTGGAAACCGCTCAGAGCGAAGATTTAATGAGTACGCCGCATCATCCTTATACGCAGGCGCTGATTCGGGCGATGCCCGACTTTGGCCGCGCGCTGCCGCATAAAAGCCGTCTCAATACGCTGTCAGGCGCCATCCCCTCGCTGGAAAGCCTGCCGATTGGCTGCCGTCTGGGGCCGCGCTGCCCCTACGCGCAACGCAAATGTGTTGAAACGCCGCGCCTCACCGGCAGTAAGACACATCTCTTCGCCTGTCATTTCCCGCTGAATATGGAGGGCCAGTAG
- the sapC gene encoding putrescine export ABC transporter permease SapC: MPSDNIYAEKRLPSAFRQSWHHFYGNPISMVGLYGFGALLLLCLFGGFMAPYGIDQQFLGYQLLPPSWSRYGDVSFFLGTDDLGRDVLSRLLSGAGPTVGSAILVTLFATLGALVLGVLAGMTHGIRSAVMNHVLDTLLSLPSLLLAIIVVAFLGPRLEHALLAVWLALMPRLVREIYSAVHDELEKEYVVAARLDGARGRNILRYAILPNILPLLITEITRALSMAILDIAALGFLDLGAQLPSPEWGAMLGDSLELIYVAPWTVMLPGVALMVSVLIVNLLGDGIRRAVEAGVE, encoded by the coding sequence ATGCCCTCCGATAATATTTACGCCGAAAAACGCCTGCCCAGCGCGTTTCGTCAGAGCTGGCATCATTTCTATGGCAACCCGATTTCGATGGTCGGCCTGTATGGCTTTGGCGCATTGCTGCTGCTCTGCCTGTTTGGCGGGTTCATGGCACCTTATGGTATCGACCAGCAGTTCCTGGGATATCAGTTGCTGCCGCCGTCATGGTCGCGCTACGGCGATGTCTCGTTTTTCCTCGGCACCGACGATCTGGGTCGTGACGTACTGAGTCGCCTGCTGAGTGGTGCTGGCCCGACGGTGGGTTCGGCGATTCTTGTGACGCTATTCGCTACGCTGGGCGCGCTGGTGCTGGGCGTGCTGGCGGGCATGACGCACGGCATTCGCTCGGCGGTGATGAACCACGTGCTGGACACACTGCTCTCTCTTCCGTCGCTGTTGCTGGCGATTATCGTAGTGGCGTTCCTCGGGCCGCGTCTTGAGCATGCCCTGCTGGCGGTCTGGCTGGCGCTGATGCCACGCCTGGTGCGCGAGATTTACAGTGCCGTGCATGATGAGCTGGAAAAAGAGTATGTGGTTGCCGCACGCCTGGACGGTGCGCGTGGCCGTAATATTCTGCGCTACGCTATATTGCCAAACATTTTACCGTTGCTGATTACCGAAATTACCCGCGCGCTGTCGATGGCGATTCTGGATATTGCCGCACTCGGCTTTCTTGACCTCGGCGCGCAATTGCCTTCGCCGGAATGGGGTGCGATGCTGGGCGATTCGCTGGAGCTGATCTACGTTGCGCCCTGGACCGTGATGTTGCCCGGTGTGGCGCTGATGGTCAGCGTATTAATTGTTAACCTGCTCGGTGACGGCATCCGTCGCGCCGTCGAAGCGGGAGTGGAATAA
- the sapB gene encoding putrescine export ABC transporter permease SapB — MIIYILRRLLLLLITLFLLSLVSFSLSYFTPNAPLEGAALSDAWWFWFKGMLQFDFGVSSTNGQEIGLQLREVFPATMELCILAFLFALLVGIPLGICAGVMRNKWQDKTISAVALIGFSAPIFWLALLLTLFFSLTLGWLPVSGRHDLLYPVQNISGFALIDAWLSPSPWRHEMIISALSHLILPVLVLAMAPTTEVIRLLRNSTSDVMDKNYVKAAATRGLSRFTVIRRHVLHNALPPVIPRLGLQFSTMLTLAMITEMVFNWPGLGRWLINAIRQQDYAAISAGVMVIGGLVILVNVISDVIGAAMNPLKHKEWYALR; from the coding sequence GTGATTATCTATATTTTGCGCCGCCTGCTGCTGCTGCTCATTACCCTGTTCCTGTTGTCGCTGGTCAGCTTCAGCCTGAGCTACTTTACCCCTAACGCTCCGCTGGAAGGCGCTGCGCTCTCCGATGCCTGGTGGTTCTGGTTTAAAGGGATGCTGCAGTTTGATTTCGGCGTCTCCAGCACCAACGGTCAGGAGATTGGGCTGCAGCTGCGTGAGGTTTTCCCGGCCACCATGGAGCTCTGTATCCTGGCGTTTCTGTTTGCGCTGCTGGTCGGTATCCCGCTGGGGATTTGCGCCGGTGTGATGCGCAATAAATGGCAGGATAAAACTATCAGTGCGGTGGCCCTGATCGGCTTCTCTGCACCCATTTTCTGGCTGGCACTGCTGCTGACGCTGTTCTTCTCGCTGACACTGGGCTGGCTGCCGGTATCGGGACGTCACGACCTGCTCTATCCGGTGCAGAATATCTCCGGCTTTGCGCTGATTGATGCCTGGCTGAGTCCTTCACCCTGGCGGCATGAGATGATTATCAGCGCCCTGTCCCACCTGATTCTGCCGGTGCTGGTGCTGGCGATGGCGCCGACCACAGAAGTGATCCGGCTGCTGCGCAACAGCACCAGCGATGTGATGGATAAAAATTATGTCAAAGCAGCGGCCACGCGCGGTCTTTCGCGCTTTACGGTGATCCGCCGCCATGTGTTGCACAACGCGTTACCGCCCGTCATCCCGCGTCTGGGCCTGCAATTCTCCACCATGCTGACGCTGGCGATGATCACCGAAATGGTCTTTAACTGGCCTGGCCTGGGCCGCTGGCTGATCAACGCGATTCGTCAGCAGGATTATGCGGCGATCTCAGCGGGTGTGATGGTGATTGGCGGGCTGGTGATTCTGGTGAATGTGATTTCTGACGTGATTGGTGCGGCAATGAATCCGCTGAAACATAAGGAATGGTATGCCCTCCGATAA
- the sapA gene encoding ABC transporter substrate-binding protein SapA, whose translation MLKLLCSLLLGLSALSAPAWSAPAGDIRQTGFVYCVSGTLNTFNPQMASSGLTVDTLAAQLYDRLLDVDPYTYRLKPDLASSWEVRDNGATYRFHLRSGVQFQQTNQFRPTRPLNADDVVFSFARMFDRHHPWHNVNGGNYPYFDSLQFADSVQSVKKIDNRTVEFRLNSPDASFLWHMATHYAPVLSKEYADQLTAKGRQEEMDRQPVGTGPYQLSEYRTGQYIRLARNPHYWRGVPRLQQAVIDLGSGGTGRLSKLLTGECDVLAYPAASQLSILRDDPRLRMTLRPGMNIAYLAFNTRKPPLDRPEVRHALALAINNERLMESIYYGTAETAASILPRASWAYDNDARITGYDPGKSRAALAALGISDLHLRLVVPAASQSWNPSPLKTAELLQADLAQVGVRLTIVPVEGRFQEAQLMAMNHDLTLSGWATDSNDPDSFFRPLLSCAAIRSQTNYAHWCSPAFDETLQNALLSQQLSGRIDSYDKAQQILAQELPVLPLASSLRLQAFRHDIKGLVLSPFGNASFAGVYREADEGK comes from the coding sequence ATGTTAAAACTACTATGTTCGCTGTTGCTTGGCCTCAGCGCGTTAAGTGCCCCTGCGTGGTCAGCGCCTGCCGGTGATATACGTCAGACCGGCTTTGTCTATTGCGTCAGCGGGACGCTGAACACCTTTAATCCGCAGATGGCCAGCAGCGGGCTGACTGTCGATACGCTGGCAGCACAGTTGTATGACCGCTTACTGGATGTCGATCCCTACACCTATCGTCTCAAGCCCGATCTGGCGTCGAGCTGGGAAGTACGCGATAACGGCGCGACGTATCGTTTTCATCTGCGCAGTGGCGTCCAGTTTCAGCAGACTAATCAGTTTCGCCCGACCCGGCCGCTGAACGCCGACGATGTGGTCTTCAGCTTTGCAAGGATGTTTGACCGTCATCACCCCTGGCATAACGTCAATGGCGGTAACTACCCCTACTTTGATAGTCTGCAATTTGCCGATTCCGTACAGAGCGTGAAGAAGATCGACAACAGAACGGTTGAGTTCAGGCTTAACAGCCCGGATGCCTCGTTCCTGTGGCATATGGCGACCCACTATGCGCCGGTATTGTCGAAAGAGTATGCCGACCAGCTCACCGCTAAGGGCCGTCAGGAAGAGATGGATCGTCAGCCAGTGGGCACCGGTCCTTATCAGCTCAGTGAATATCGCACCGGTCAGTACATCCGTCTGGCGCGCAATCCTCACTACTGGCGTGGGGTGCCGCGTCTGCAACAGGCGGTGATCGATCTTGGCTCCGGCGGAACCGGGCGCCTCTCCAAACTGTTAACCGGTGAATGCGATGTACTTGCCTATCCCGCTGCAAGCCAGCTCAGCATACTGCGCGATGACCCGCGCCTGCGGATGACGCTGCGTCCCGGTATGAACATCGCCTATCTGGCTTTTAATACCCGTAAACCGCCGCTCGACCGCCCTGAAGTGCGGCATGCGCTGGCGCTGGCCATCAACAATGAGCGGTTAATGGAGTCGATTTATTACGGCACTGCCGAAACGGCCGCTTCGATATTACCGCGCGCGTCATGGGCTTATGACAATGATGCACGCATTACCGGCTATGATCCCGGGAAGTCCCGCGCCGCGCTGGCTGCACTCGGCATCAGCGATCTTCATCTGAGGCTGGTTGTGCCTGCCGCCTCGCAGTCGTGGAATCCCAGCCCGCTGAAAACCGCCGAACTGTTACAGGCGGATCTGGCGCAGGTTGGCGTCCGGCTGACAATTGTGCCGGTAGAGGGACGTTTTCAGGAGGCGCAACTGATGGCAATGAATCATGATCTGACGCTGTCAGGCTGGGCAACCGACAGTAACGATCCGGACAGCTTCTTCCGCCCGCTACTCAGCTGTGCGGCGATTCGCTCGCAGACCAATTACGCGCACTGGTGCTCTCCGGCTTTTGACGAAACGCTGCAGAATGCTCTGTTATCACAACAACTCTCTGGCCGCATCGACAGTTATGACAAAGCGCAGCAGATTCTTGCGCAGGAGTTACCGGTGCTGCCGCTGGCCTCCTCTCTGCGACTGCAGGCATTTCGTCATGACATCAAAGGGCTGGTACTGAGTCCGTTTGGCAACGCCTCGTTTGCCGGAGTCTATCGTGAAGCTGATGAGGGTAAGTAA
- a CDS encoding polymorphic toxin type 44 domain-containing protein, translated as MRYPALAASPSPPYDILSFTPAGVLLINNMMVARFHRGPSALTYVWFYNQVKGHGPWDYKFQQGSQYEHFGNFHYGAVGHAAGIKDAVLLRAAGWAQNRAGTRREEFDVWYGAAPFGDDPDDQYWIRAGIDYAKRSGF; from the coding sequence ATGAGATATCCTGCCTTAGCGGCATCTCCATCTCCTCCTTATGATATTCTTTCATTTACTCCAGCTGGAGTTTTGTTGATAAACAATATGATGGTTGCACGTTTTCACAGGGGACCCTCAGCCCTGACATATGTCTGGTTTTATAACCAGGTTAAAGGACATGGCCCATGGGATTATAAATTTCAACAGGGGAGCCAATATGAACATTTTGGTAATTTTCATTATGGTGCTGTGGGGCATGCCGCTGGAATAAAAGACGCTGTTCTTCTTCGCGCAGCCGGTTGGGCGCAAAACCGGGCCGGAACCCGCAGAGAGGAATTTGATGTCTGGTATGGCGCAGCGCCTTTTGGAGATGACCCTGACGATCAATACTGGATAAGAGCTGGGATAGATTATGCAAAACGTTCCGGTTTTTAA
- a CDS encoding Hcp family type VI secretion system effector, giving the protein MAIPAYLWLKDDSGASINGSVDVKDREGSIEVTGFSHNLRLPTDSMTGKPTGTRKHAPIIVQKEFDSSSPYLYKAVATGQTLRSAEFRWYNINYAGQEEEYFNILLENVRIVGISPIMHDTKDPEKEKHNHLECVEFAYEKITWKHCDGNIIFSDSWNEKA; this is encoded by the coding sequence ATGGCTATTCCAGCATATCTTTGGTTGAAAGATGATAGTGGTGCGAGCATCAATGGTTCAGTAGATGTTAAAGACCGAGAGGGAAGCATTGAAGTTACGGGTTTTTCTCATAACTTAAGACTGCCGACTGATTCTATGACAGGCAAGCCCACAGGGACAAGAAAACATGCACCCATCATCGTTCAAAAAGAATTCGATTCCTCTTCGCCCTACCTTTATAAAGCAGTGGCAACTGGACAAACATTAAGGTCAGCCGAGTTCAGATGGTACAATATCAACTACGCAGGTCAGGAAGAAGAATACTTCAACATATTACTTGAAAATGTCAGAATTGTCGGTATCTCGCCCATTATGCATGACACTAAAGACCCTGAAAAAGAAAAACATAATCATCTTGAATGCGTTGAGTTTGCTTACGAGAAAATAACCTGGAAGCATTGTGATGGTAACATCATTTTTTCAGATAGCTGGAATGAAAAGGCATAA
- a CDS encoding MFS transporter: MNKFQKNAQAFQHSSFRYLFFGRLFTVLGNGIAPIALAFAVLDIGGSASDLGIVVASRSLFNVLFLLVGGVIADRYSRSRVLVVSALVAAVSQAIVAWSVLNGSATVISLTLLGALNGAAAGIALPASSALVPQVVPATDLRQANALIQLGIYGGTVMGASLGGILTSAVGPGWGLAIDALGFAVSAPLYFLIRVKSNKAATSQGNILRDIKEGWAEFAGRSWIWSIVLQFAIINVAFNGIVVVLGPMIADASFGRARWGIIVAAHSAGLIAGSFLAMRWHPRRDLFIGAMLAGLYALPILMLSQNASAALLIAGFFIAGMSLGLFGVTWAHALQTHIPPDKLARVYAYDAMGSFIAIPFGQLVAGPLATHFGMSAVLLMSALAVVMATAGVGLVPAIRQPEKMGTKSHNT; the protein is encoded by the coding sequence ATGAATAAATTCCAAAAAAACGCTCAGGCTTTTCAGCATTCATCCTTTCGTTATCTCTTTTTCGGACGTCTCTTCACCGTACTGGGCAATGGAATTGCTCCCATTGCGCTGGCTTTTGCGGTACTGGATATTGGTGGTTCTGCCTCTGATTTAGGGATAGTTGTTGCGTCCCGCTCACTGTTCAACGTGCTATTTCTGCTGGTAGGGGGTGTCATTGCCGATCGCTACTCACGCAGCCGTGTATTAGTTGTATCGGCGCTGGTTGCCGCTGTTTCTCAGGCTATCGTCGCCTGGTCTGTACTCAATGGTTCAGCAACCGTCATTAGCCTGACTTTGCTGGGTGCCCTGAATGGTGCGGCAGCAGGCATCGCTCTGCCAGCTTCGTCTGCGCTGGTTCCGCAGGTGGTTCCTGCAACGGATTTGCGTCAGGCTAACGCGTTAATTCAGCTGGGGATTTATGGCGGTACGGTAATGGGGGCATCGCTGGGGGGAATTCTCACCAGCGCTGTCGGGCCGGGATGGGGACTGGCAATTGATGCGCTGGGTTTTGCCGTTTCCGCGCCGCTCTATTTCCTGATCCGTGTGAAATCGAATAAAGCCGCGACTTCGCAAGGCAATATCCTGCGTGATATCAAAGAAGGCTGGGCAGAGTTCGCCGGACGAAGCTGGATTTGGTCGATAGTCCTTCAGTTTGCCATTATCAACGTCGCGTTCAATGGCATCGTCGTGGTACTGGGCCCAATGATTGCCGATGCCTCTTTCGGACGGGCGCGATGGGGAATTATTGTGGCCGCCCATAGCGCGGGTTTAATTGCAGGTTCATTTCTGGCTATGAGATGGCATCCACGTCGTGATCTCTTTATTGGCGCGATGCTGGCAGGTCTTTACGCACTCCCAATACTTATGCTGAGCCAGAATGCGTCAGCAGCACTGCTGATAGCAGGGTTCTTTATTGCTGGCATGTCATTGGGCCTGTTCGGCGTAACCTGGGCGCACGCATTACAGACTCATATTCCACCGGATAAGCTGGCTCGCGTGTACGCTTATGATGCGATGGGTTCCTTTATCGCCATTCCCTTTGGACAACTGGTCGCGGGTCCGCTGGCAACACACTTTGGTATGAGTGCTGTATTGCTGATGTCAGCGCTGGCCGTGGTGATGGCTACCGCTGGCGTCGGTCTGGTTCCTGCCATCAGGCAACCTGAAAAAATGGGGACTAAGTCGCACAACACATAA